In the Mya arenaria isolate MELC-2E11 chromosome 11, ASM2691426v1 genome, one interval contains:
- the LOC128209219 gene encoding uncharacterized protein LOC128209219 yields MRKLLILYYLDFTFFTNNSSLNRSMLKRSFEALKQDGKGELLMPVRVGGTWWIAHTLRAVSNVLGSYKFIEAHLQQLIETSERVGSEAKAKAKAFLKMLQSKSVVYFLNYMLDVLSPLRRLSKLLQDRQAILAGQHAELSSTIKVIRKYTDSNKLPWSWAEIHEVMSKKFQNILPVMDLIMTISPSSAEAERGFSQLKLIKTRLRTRLSQSVLNNLLCIKLEAPSIELFDPTHAINHWNTSRPRIR; encoded by the exons ATGAGAAAACTGTTGATACTCTATTACTTGGACTTTACCTTTTTTACCAATAACAGTAGTCTCAACAGATCCATGCTAAAAAGGAGTTTTGAAGCCTTGAAACAGGATGGTAAAGGTGAATTGTTGATGCCAGTCAGAGTTGGAGGGACTTGGTGGATAGCCCACACATTGAGAGCAGTCTCAAATGTCCTTGGATCATACAAATTCATTGAAGCGCACCTTCAGCAG TTGATCGAGACGTCAGAAAGGGTGGGCAGTGAGGCCAAAGCAAAAGCAAAGGCATTCCTGAAGATGTTACAGTCcaaaagtgttgtttactttctAAACTACATGCTAGATGTTCTGAGTCCTTTGAGACGGTTGTCTAAACTTCTTCAAGACAGACAGGCTATACTGGCGGGTCAGCATGCAGAACTTTCTTCAACAATTAAAGTTATCAGAAAGTACACAGACAG CAACAAGTTACCATGGAGTTGGGCAGAGATACATGAGGTCATGTCCAAGAAATTCCAGAACATCCTACCTGTAATGGATCTCATCATGACAATTTCTCCATCAAGTGCAGAAGCTGAAAGAGGTTTTTCTCAGCTAAAACTGATTAAAACTAGATTACGCACACGCTTGTCACAGTCAGTTTTGAACAACTTGCTATGTATTAAACTAGAAGCTCCATCAATCGAACTGTTTGATCCAACTCATGCAATAAATCATTGGAACACTAGTAGACCACGTATACGTTAG